From the genome of Anopheles moucheti chromosome 3, idAnoMoucSN_F20_07, whole genome shotgun sequence, one region includes:
- the LOC128303146 gene encoding amphiphysin isoform X2: MAENKGMLLAKSVQKHAGRAKEKLLQNLGKVDRTADEIFDEHLTNFNRQHTCATRLQKEFSNYIRCVRAVQNASKSLMDAITEVYESQWTGSEVLYGQTKTIDTQYQQFSYKLADQVLKQLDTYALQFPEMKKKIDKRGRKLVDYDSQRHSFQSLQANAAKRKDDLKVTRGREQLEDAKSTYEVLNSELHDELPALYDSRILFLVTNLQTLFACEQQFHSETSKVYADLEAIVDKLATESQRGSYTLKKINANSNPSSPQQSPVKANLSIVNNVTNGSANANGHTSAQNVLPSPRTPSPHQQEQQEDDEPSYQNTEVVKAAAAAAKTPTPNGTAAGGGSAKHEPELNGNNAGTSAPKENGHQQLPEAVTESTPATTTNGATTTELPPGVLYRVKATYKYVREDVDELSFEVGDVINVVEYEDPEDQEEGWLMGTKDGSTEKGMFPANFTRPL, from the exons CTTCTACAAAATCTCGGCAAAGTCGATCGGACGGCAGATGAAATTTTCGACGAGCATTTGACAAACTTTAACCGACAGCACACCTGTGCCACTAGGCTGCAGAAAGAGTTCAGCAACTACATCAGATGCGTTCGTG CCGTACAAAATGCCTCGAAAAGCCTAATGGATGCCATAACCGAAGTATACGAAAGCCAGTGGACCGGTTCGGAAGTGCTGTACGGTCAGACCAAAACCATCGATACACAGTACCAGCAGTTTTCGTACAAGCTGGCCGATCAGGTGCTGAAGCAGCTGGACACCTACGCGTTACAGTTTCCGGAAATGAAG AAAAAGATCGACAAGCGTGGCCGTAAGCTGGTAGACTACGATAGCCAGAGGCATTCTTTCCAGAGCCTGCAAGCGAATGCCGCCAAGCGCAAGGATGATTTGAAG GTTACACGAGGCCGCGAACAGCTGGAGGATGCAAAGAGCACATACGAGGTGTTGAATTCCGAGCTGCACGATGAACTGCCGGCCCTGTACGACTCTAGAATACTGTTCCTGGTGACGAACTTGCAGACGTTGTTCGCCTGCGAACAGCAGTTCCACAGCGAAACGTCAAAGGTGTACGCCGATTTGGAGGCGATCGTCGACAAACTGGCCACCGAATCCCAGCGCGGTTCTTACACGCTGAAGAAGATCAATG CTAACTCAAATCCCTCTAGCCCTCAGCAGTCACCAGTGAAAGCGAATTTATCGATTGTGAACAATGTCACTAACGGTTCGGCCAATGCTAACGGAC ATACCTCCGCGCAAAATGTGCTCCCGTCGCCGAGAACGCCATCGCCCCATCAGCAGGAACAGCAGGAAGACGATGAACCGTCCTATCAGAACACGGAGGTGGTAAAGGCAGCTGCCGCCGCGGCCAAAACACCAACGCCGAACGGTACGGCTGCCGGTGGCGGTAGCGCAAAGCACGAACCGGAGCTGAACGGCAATAATGCGGGCACATCGGCACCGAAGGAAAATGGCCACCAGCAGCTGCCGGAGGCGGTGACGGAAAGCACACCGGCCACCACCACAAACG GTGCAACGACAACGGAATTACCACCGGGCGTTTTGTATCGCGTGAAAGCTACGTACAAGTATGTGCGGGAAGATGTCGACGAGTTGAGCTTCGAGGTTGGCGACGTTATCAATGTGGTCGAGTACGAAGATCCGGAAGATCAG GAGGAAGGATGGCTGATGGGTACGAAGGATGGCTCAACCGAGAAGGGCATGTTCCCAGCCAACTTTACCCGGCCTCTGTAA
- the LOC128303146 gene encoding amphiphysin isoform X1, translating to MAENKGMLLAKSVQKHAGRAKEKLLQNLGKVDRTADEIFDEHLTNFNRQHTCATRLQKEFSNYIRCVRAVQNASKSLMDAITEVYESQWTGSEVLYGQTKTIDTQYQQFSYKLADQVLKQLDTYALQFPEMKKKIDKRGRKLVDYDSQRHSFQSLQANAAKRKDDLKVTRGREQLEDAKSTYEVLNSELHDELPALYDSRILFLVTNLQTLFACEQQFHSETSKVYADLEAIVDKLATESQRGSYTLKKINANSNPSSPQQSPVKANLSIVNNVTNGSANANGHTSAQNVLPSPRTPSPHQQEQQEDDEPSYQNTEVVKAAAAAAKTPTPNGTAAGGGSAKHEPELNGNNAGTSAPKENGHQQLPEAVTESTPATTTNGTLHPHPQSSTNQLPTPPQQTDQQTHNSTTANGGINTISSNARMVPENGVPERKPPTNVTVAPKTDVTAAAATAADAVAASANADADDHPTPTTTGAAVSQTSATTTELPPGVLYRVKATYKYVREDVDELSFEVGDVINVVEYEDPEDQEEGWLMGTKDGSTEKGMFPANFTRPL from the exons CTTCTACAAAATCTCGGCAAAGTCGATCGGACGGCAGATGAAATTTTCGACGAGCATTTGACAAACTTTAACCGACAGCACACCTGTGCCACTAGGCTGCAGAAAGAGTTCAGCAACTACATCAGATGCGTTCGTG CCGTACAAAATGCCTCGAAAAGCCTAATGGATGCCATAACCGAAGTATACGAAAGCCAGTGGACCGGTTCGGAAGTGCTGTACGGTCAGACCAAAACCATCGATACACAGTACCAGCAGTTTTCGTACAAGCTGGCCGATCAGGTGCTGAAGCAGCTGGACACCTACGCGTTACAGTTTCCGGAAATGAAG AAAAAGATCGACAAGCGTGGCCGTAAGCTGGTAGACTACGATAGCCAGAGGCATTCTTTCCAGAGCCTGCAAGCGAATGCCGCCAAGCGCAAGGATGATTTGAAG GTTACACGAGGCCGCGAACAGCTGGAGGATGCAAAGAGCACATACGAGGTGTTGAATTCCGAGCTGCACGATGAACTGCCGGCCCTGTACGACTCTAGAATACTGTTCCTGGTGACGAACTTGCAGACGTTGTTCGCCTGCGAACAGCAGTTCCACAGCGAAACGTCAAAGGTGTACGCCGATTTGGAGGCGATCGTCGACAAACTGGCCACCGAATCCCAGCGCGGTTCTTACACGCTGAAGAAGATCAATG CTAACTCAAATCCCTCTAGCCCTCAGCAGTCACCAGTGAAAGCGAATTTATCGATTGTGAACAATGTCACTAACGGTTCGGCCAATGCTAACGGAC ATACCTCCGCGCAAAATGTGCTCCCGTCGCCGAGAACGCCATCGCCCCATCAGCAGGAACAGCAGGAAGACGATGAACCGTCCTATCAGAACACGGAGGTGGTAAAGGCAGCTGCCGCCGCGGCCAAAACACCAACGCCGAACGGTACGGCTGCCGGTGGCGGTAGCGCAAAGCACGAACCGGAGCTGAACGGCAATAATGCGGGCACATCGGCACCGAAGGAAAATGGCCACCAGCAGCTGCCGGAGGCGGTGACGGAAAGCACACCGGCCACCACCACAAACGGTACGCTTCATCCTCATCCGCAGTCATCCACTAATCAGCTTCCAACACCACCACAACAAACCGACCAACAAACGCACAACAGCACGACCGCCAACGGTGGCATCAACACCATCAGCAGTAACGCTCGGATGGTGCCGGAAAATGGGGTGCCGGAACGTAAACCACCCACCAATGTAACGGTGGCACCGAAAACGGATGTAACCgccgctgctgctactgctgctgatgctgttgctgctagtGCTAATGCTGATGCGGACGATCATCCAACGCCCACTACTACCGGCGCAGCTGTTTCACAAACAA GTGCAACGACAACGGAATTACCACCGGGCGTTTTGTATCGCGTGAAAGCTACGTACAAGTATGTGCGGGAAGATGTCGACGAGTTGAGCTTCGAGGTTGGCGACGTTATCAATGTGGTCGAGTACGAAGATCCGGAAGATCAG GAGGAAGGATGGCTGATGGGTACGAAGGATGGCTCAACCGAGAAGGGCATGTTCCCAGCCAACTTTACCCGGCCTCTGTAA